The following are encoded in a window of Brockia lithotrophica genomic DNA:
- a CDS encoding stage III sporulation protein AF encodes MSGLFAWVKELVGLILFAALTELLLPEGSLRKYARFALSLVVLTALIGPIASALHRPWAADEDLLRRIDEILSPPKGASSAARPPSGVADGDGRFSREVFRESEGRIAQAIASQLASAGLPVERVNARLEGSLAQPRVAEVVVYFTEGPRTARKDEPGHVSVTVPPIVVSQVVLAPERKVATEPGSLAASSTGAPPSRRNETPEHREVEDKARRLLAERFGLPSEVVHVVFAPAKE; translated from the coding sequence ATGTCGGGGCTGTTTGCCTGGGTGAAGGAGCTGGTGGGCCTCATTCTCTTTGCCGCGTTGACAGAACTCCTCCTACCCGAGGGATCCTTGCGCAAATACGCCCGCTTCGCACTCTCCCTGGTCGTCCTCACGGCCCTCATCGGCCCCATCGCCTCGGCGCTCCACCGTCCTTGGGCGGCGGACGAGGACCTCCTCCGGCGCATCGACGAAATCCTGTCCCCGCCTAAAGGCGCCTCTTCGGCGGCGCGCCCGCCTTCGGGCGTTGCCGACGGAGACGGACGTTTCTCTCGGGAAGTGTTTCGAGAATCCGAAGGGCGTATCGCCCAAGCAATCGCGTCCCAGCTCGCATCCGCGGGACTTCCGGTAGAGCGGGTGAACGCTCGTCTCGAAGGGTCGTTGGCCCAGCCGCGCGTTGCCGAAGTCGTGGTCTATTTCACGGAAGGGCCGCGTACGGCTAGAAAAGACGAGCCGGGACACGTCTCCGTCACGGTACCCCCGATCGTCGTCTCGCAGGTGGTGCTCGCACCCGAAAGGAAGGTCGCGACGGAACCCGGATCCCTCGCCGCGTCTTCGACGGGTGCGCCGCCTTCCCGGCGGAACGAGACGCCGGAACACCGGGAGGTTGAGGACAAGGCGAGGCGACTCCTCGCCGAACGGTTCGGCCTTCCTTCGGAGGTGGTCCACGTCGTCTTTGCACCTGCAAAGGAGTGA
- the spoIIIAE gene encoding stage III sporulation protein AE, with protein MRLPVPPLQRLLLAGALLVFAASFLAVFEEPTSAYAASSAASGGGSEPFRPFRGDSLPRADPPTSNSPSYDPRSRNEGVASPEREEALLREIDLRDLERWWEELRREYGPFLPRGYDSSLASLLREPGILLNPGAFLRALVSYTFREIGEVSGRLGVVLFLALFLTLLEHLETAFSFSAGGKAATTVGFFLLALFAFQGFSLAYRVALDGTSRMVELMAAALPLFFALYTTAGQASTAALLHPVLVSFLELASLLVSRLVFPLLFVSAVLEIVSSLAPSFPLHRLSRLFRQGGLVVLGITLTLFLGLTAVYGGVLAAGDGLILRTSKFAASTFLPFFGKMFSDAVETVFGTSLLLRNAVGAVGVVALAWATFFPALKVFVLAFLYQFAAALVEPLGTKEVPALLGKISEALYALFTALILVAILFFLFVAVLVFLAYPYAALAL; from the coding sequence GCGCTCCTTGTCTTCGCCGCGTCCTTCCTCGCTGTTTTCGAGGAGCCGACTTCGGCATACGCGGCCTCCTCCGCCGCTTCTGGGGGAGGATCCGAACCTTTCCGACCGTTCCGAGGAGACTCCTTGCCGCGCGCGGACCCGCCGACCTCCAATTCCCCTTCCTACGACCCGCGGTCCCGAAACGAAGGAGTCGCTTCTCCGGAACGCGAAGAAGCGCTTCTTCGGGAAATCGATCTGCGCGACCTGGAGCGCTGGTGGGAAGAGCTCCGCCGCGAATACGGCCCGTTCCTCCCCCGGGGTTACGACAGCTCCCTCGCGTCTCTCTTGCGGGAGCCGGGAATCCTCCTCAATCCGGGGGCCTTTCTCCGCGCCCTCGTCTCCTACACCTTTCGCGAAATCGGCGAGGTTTCGGGACGCCTCGGGGTGGTGCTCTTCCTCGCCCTCTTCCTTACGCTTCTCGAACACCTCGAGACGGCGTTTTCCTTTTCCGCGGGAGGGAAGGCGGCAACCACCGTCGGTTTCTTTCTCCTCGCCCTTTTCGCCTTTCAGGGGTTTTCCCTCGCCTACCGGGTGGCCCTGGACGGCACGTCGCGCATGGTCGAACTCATGGCGGCCGCGCTTCCGCTTTTCTTTGCCCTGTATACGACGGCAGGTCAGGCGTCTACGGCGGCCCTCCTTCACCCCGTGCTGGTTTCCTTTCTCGAACTCGCCTCGCTGTTGGTCTCCCGCCTCGTGTTTCCCCTCCTCTTCGTCTCGGCGGTGCTCGAAATCGTGAGTTCGCTAGCCCCCTCGTTTCCCCTGCACCGCCTGAGCCGCCTCTTTCGTCAGGGAGGGCTCGTCGTCCTCGGCATTACCCTTACGCTCTTCCTCGGGCTGACGGCCGTGTACGGCGGTGTGCTTGCGGCGGGCGACGGCCTCATCCTCCGGACGTCTAAGTTTGCCGCGAGCACCTTCCTTCCCTTTTTCGGAAAGATGTTTTCCGACGCCGTAGAAACGGTTTTCGGGACTTCTCTGCTTTTGCGCAACGCCGTCGGGGCGGTCGGCGTTGTCGCCCTCGCCTGGGCTACGTTTTTTCCCGCGCTGAAGGTGTTCGTCCTCGCCTTCCTTTACCAGTTCGCCGCCGCCCTCGTCGAACCGCTCGGCACGAAAGAAGTTCCCGCTCTCCTCGGGAAGATTTCCGAGGCTCTATACGCTCTCTTTACCGCGCTCATCCTCGTGGCCATCCTCTTCTTTTTGTTCGTGGCCGTGCTCGTCTTTCTCGCCTATCCCTACGCCGCGCTTGCCCTGTAG
- a CDS encoding stage III sporulation protein AG gives MSHFRLPEWSALPSGTRHRIFLLALVVLVLLGVHFATPAPRPSPPVPPAEDVRKDTPPSDSGGAASPAFHRYEAEYEKRITALLEEVLGPGNVRVFVTVDSSEETVWETHVRSTRTAVEERDAQGGTRTTGEETREEEPVSLRSGDRETPIMRKVLQPRIRGVVVVVRGAEDARVKLWIVEAVGRAFDVPAHRIAVVPMRGTNP, from the coding sequence ATGTCGCACTTCCGTCTTCCCGAGTGGAGCGCCCTACCCTCGGGGACCAGGCACCGGATCTTCCTTCTCGCCCTCGTCGTCCTCGTCCTTCTGGGGGTGCACTTTGCCACCCCGGCTCCCCGTCCGAGCCCGCCGGTTCCACCTGCGGAAGACGTTCGGAAGGATACCCCGCCCTCCGACTCCGGCGGCGCGGCCTCTCCCGCCTTTCACCGATACGAAGCCGAGTACGAAAAGCGGATCACGGCACTGCTTGAGGAAGTCCTGGGTCCCGGAAACGTGCGCGTGTTCGTGACCGTCGACTCCTCGGAGGAAACGGTTTGGGAGACGCACGTTCGCTCTACGCGCACGGCGGTAGAAGAACGAGATGCGCAAGGCGGGACGCGGACCACGGGAGAAGAAACCCGCGAGGAGGAACCTGTTTCCCTGCGTTCCGGAGATCGGGAAACACCGATCATGCGCAAGGTCCTTCAACCCCGCATCCGCGGCGTCGTCGTCGTCGTCCGGGGTGCCGAGGATGCCCGCGTGAAGCTCTGGATCGTCGAAGCCGTAGGTCGCGCGTTTGACGTACCCGCCCACCGCATCGCCGTCGTCCCCATGCGGGGCACAAATCCGTGA